From the genome of Corallococcus macrosporus DSM 14697:
TCGGAACGACTACTTCTTCTTCGACTCGGCGGCGGCCTTGGCCTCGGCCTTGTTCTTCTTCGCCCGCTTCTTCCAGGCCTGCTTGATCTTCATCTGCACGCGACGGTGCTTGCTCTTGCTGCGGGCCATCTTTGACTCCTGTGCTCCGTACGGAGACGTGAAAAGAGGGGCTTAACTATCAGAACCCGCCGGGCTCCCGGAAGAGGAACCCTCGGGCCCCCCCGGCTCCCCGGCGTCGTCCGGTGCCGGACGGGTGGGAAAAGGGATGCCCTCGGCGCCCCGGACCTGGGTGGGCCGGGCGGTGGACACCGTCACCTCCCCTTCCCGGTCCTCGTTGCTGGGCCGCTCCCTGGCCGCGGGGGCGCTCGACTGCTGGGGGCGCTTCTTCACGGAGGCGAAGATCGGCTTGTAGGCGTCCAGGAAGCGCCGGACCTCGTCCAGGGGCAGCGCCTGGCAGTGGTTGCCGTTGGCGCCCGTCATGGACGTGGCCATGCACAGGGCGTTGAGGATGGCCTCCTCGGTGGCCTCCATGACGGCCTCGTAGAGGGGGTCCAGGCGCTGGTCCAACAGGAGCTTCAGCTTGTAGACCATCTTCTGGGTGCGCCGGGGGATGATGTTCGCCGTCGAGAAGCCGACGACAATCTCCCCGGAGCCGTGCGCCGCGTAGCTGCCCACCCGGCCGATGCCCAGCGCCACCCGCTTGCACAGGCGGTTGATCTGGTGGCTCAGGAGCGGCGCGTCCGTGGCCACCACCGCGATGATGGAGCCGTACGTCTGGCCGCGCTTGGGCGTGCCCTTGAACTTCTCCGCCAGCACCTCGCCCACGGGCAGGCCGCCCACGCGCAGGTTGTGCATCTTCCCGAAGTTGGACATCACCAGCACGCCCAGCGTGTAGCCGCCCAGCACCTCCGGCAGCTTGCGGGACGACGTGCCGATGCCGCCCTTGAAGTCGCACGTCACCATGCCGGTGCCGCCGCCCACGTTGCCCTCGGCCACCGGGCCGCTGGAGGCCTTGTGGATGGCCTCGAAGACGTGCGACTCGCGCACGTGGCGCCCGGAGATGTCGTTGAGCCACGAGTCGTCGCACTCCCCCACCACCGGGATGATGACGTCGTGCTCGTCGCCAATGCCGGGGTAGCGGTCCACCAGGTAGCGCGCCACGCCGTCCGACACCGCCCCCACCGCCATGGTGTTGGTGAGGAGGATGGGCGTCTCGATGAGGCCCCACTCCATGAGCTGCGTCATGCCGGAGACCTCGCCCGCGCCGTTGAGCACGAAGCCGCCTCCCGTCATGCGCTCCATGAAGATGTTGCCCTTGTTGGGGAGGATGGCGGTGACGCCCGTGCGCACCGGGCCGTGGCCGGGCCGCAGCGGGCCGTCACCCTGGATCAACGTGCTGTGCCCGACGAGCACCCCGTCCACGTCGGTGA
Proteins encoded in this window:
- a CDS encoding P1 family peptidase, producing MVHIPEESGPRVRARELGLPLGRFKPGKFNAITDVDGVLVGHSTLIQGDGPLRPGHGPVRTGVTAILPNKGNIFMERMTGGGFVLNGAGEVSGMTQLMEWGLIETPILLTNTMAVGAVSDGVARYLVDRYPGIGDEHDVIIPVVGECDDSWLNDISGRHVRESHVFEAIHKASSGPVAEGNVGGGTGMVTCDFKGGIGTSSRKLPEVLGGYTLGVLVMSNFGKMHNLRVGGLPVGEVLAEKFKGTPKRGQTYGSIIAVVATDAPLLSHQINRLCKRVALGIGRVGSYAAHGSGEIVVGFSTANIIPRRTQKMVYKLKLLLDQRLDPLYEAVMEATEEAILNALCMATSMTGANGNHCQALPLDEVRRFLDAYKPIFASVKKRPQQSSAPAARERPSNEDREGEVTVSTARPTQVRGAEGIPFPTRPAPDDAGEPGGPEGSSSGSPAGSDS